The sequence AGAATGGGTGCTGTCCGAGCGAGCCGAAGGCTCGTGAGTTCACACATTCCCGAAAAACGGGCAGTGAACGGGGAATAAGGCTTTTCACGGGCACCCTTTCCTTTGGATACTTTCCTTTGGGTGTGCAAAGGAAAGTATCATCTTAAAAGTATTCTGAAAAATTATAGGGGCTTCAGAACAGCCAAATTCTCTGTTGAACTCCGTTTTCCGTTTATTTATTATCCATAATGCGGACAAGCAGTTGCCGGAGCGGATCGGGAACATATCAACCACATTTTTCCATGCAGTACAGGGGCTGTTTTCATGGTTTATCTTGTAGGAGCAGGACCCGGCGATCCGGGACTCATCACGGTGAAAGCGATCGAGCTTCTCCGCCGGGCGGATGTCGTCCTCTACGACAGGCTTATCGATGCATCTCTTCTTTCCAATACAAAGGAAGGCTGCACACTCATCGATGTGGGGAAAAGCGCTGATAATCATACGAAAACCCAGGATGAGATAGCGGATATGCTGGCCGATTTCGGAAAAAAGGGTCTCGAAACAGTCCGGCTCAAGGGAGGCGATCCGTTTCTATTCGGACGCGGCGGCGAGGAAGCCGAACGGCTTCGCAGGGAGGGCATCCCGTTCGAGATCGTCCCGGGAGTTTCGGCTCTCACTGCGGCCCCGGCATATGCCGGCATTCCCCTGACGCACCGGAGTTTCGCCTCATCGGTAGGCATCGTCACGGGCCACGCCGCAAGCGGTAAACATGAAGACACGGTTCGCTGGAGCCACATAGCACAGGCGGTCGATACCATCGTGGTGTTCATGGGGGTCGGCAACCTTGCCCATATCGCAGAGGAACTCAGGGCGGGCGGTCTTCCGGCGGATACTCCTGCCGCGCTCATCGAACAGGGCACAACGCCTTCCCAGAAAGTCGTAACCGGCAGCCTCGCGGATATTCATCTGAAAGCTGAGGAGCAGAACGTTTCCCCTCCCGCGCTCCTTGTTGTAGGAAAAACCGTCGCCCTTCACGAAACACTCGCGTGGTTCTGTCCTCATCCTCTCGCCGGTCTCAGGATCGGGATTACCCGGCCGCAACGGCAATCGAAGCAGTTTTCCGACAAGCTCCGTGAACTGGGAGCCGAACCGGTGCTCATGCCCGCCATCACAACGGTCGACACCATCGACACTCCCGAAGTTCTGGATGCGCTCGGAAAACTGCCCGTCTATGACGCCATCCTTTTTTTCAGCGTCAACGGAGTCGAATCGTTTTTCCGGGCGTTAAAGAACATGAATATGGATTCGGAGCTTCCGGCGGGGAAAATGATCGGCGCCATCGGGCCCGCGACCGCGCAGTCGCTCCTCGAACACGGCATATCGGCGGATGTGAAAGCCGAGGCATATATCGCCGAGGGGCTCCTCGATGCGATATGTGAACACACCGACCCGGCGGCGAAACATTTTCTGCTCGTCCGTTCCGACAGGGGCAGGAGCTATGTCCCCGACGGGCTCAGGAGCAGAGGCGCAACCGTCGATGAGGTGACATTTTATTCCACACAGCCGGAGCGCATGGATACGGCGGTTCTCGACCGTGTGCGAAAGGGCGGGATAGACATTGTGACGTTTACGAGCGCATCGACTGTGGATGGCTTTTTCGATAATATTTCCCCGGACGAGCTGCCCGGAAACGTTATCCTCGCAAGCATCGGTCCAGAAACGACGAAAGCCATCGGGCGCTATGGTCTTGAACCCGCTGTCTGCGCCTCCGAATACACAACCGACGGGCTTATAAAAGCGCTCTGCGATGCACGCGGAAGGGAGACATGAACCGGTGGTCGGTATTTCCAAGCTGTACTGCGACTCGATAGAACCTTCGGATGTGCTCCGGTATGGACGGCGCTCTTCAGAGCTGCCTTCCCACCTTCTCCAGTTTTCCGAGGACAAGCGGCCCGTCGTGATCATGAATATAACGAGGCGCTGCAACCTGAAGTGCGTTCACTGCTACGCGGGCGCGAACGATGCCAGGCCCTCCGGGGAAATGACAACCGATGAACTCATGCGTGTTATCGACGATCTGGCGAAATTCGGTTCCCCGGTCGTCCTGTTTTCCGGCGGCGAGCCGCTCATGCATCCCGATCTTGCGCTCCTTGCCGGACATGCAGTCAAATCGGGCATGCGGGCGGTTATCTCAACGAACGGGACGCTCATAACTCCGGAAAAAGCCCACGCACTCGCCGATGTCGGTCTTTCGTATGTCGGAGTCAGTCTGGACGGCGGCCCTGCGGTTCACGATTCCTTCCGGGGCGTTCAAGGCTCGTTCGACAGAGCCATCCAAGGACTTCGGAATGCCCGCGAGGCAGGCATAAAAACGGGCCTCCGCTTCACTATAACCCATCGTAATGTGAGCGAAATTCCCGCAGTGTTTGCCCTGCTCGAACAGGAAGGTATCCCCCGCATCTGTTTTTACCATCTTGTGTACACGGGAAGAGGTAAAGGACTCCTCGACGAGGCGCTTTCCCATGAAAGCACCCGCGCCGTCGTGGACACGATCATCGACCGGACAGCGGAACTCCACCGTCACGGCAGGAAAATCGAGGTTCTGACCGTTGACAATCACTGTGACGGCCCCTATCTGTATCTCCGACTTACCCGTGAAAATCCGCCTCGGGCGGAACAGGTGCTCGAACTCCTCAGGTTCAACGGCGGGAACAGTTCGGGCGTGGGAGTGTCGTCCATCGGATGGGACGGTTCCGTTCACCCCGATCAGTTCTGGCGTCACCATATTCTCGGAAATGTGCGCGACCATTCATTCGGCGAGATATGGACGGACAGGAACAACGATTTCCTCATGAAACTCAAGGACAAAAAGCGCCATGTCACGGGGAGATGCGCGCAATGCCGCTTTCTGGATGTGTGCGGAGGCAACTTCCGCGCGCGCGCCGAGGCGGTGACCGGAGATATCTGGGCGCCCGATCCGGCCTGCTATCTCACCGACAGCGAAATCGGAATCGAATAACATTACGGGGAAATAATACCAACAACCCTCTGAAATCCATACTGTGGTGTAGTGTAATACATTGATTATAAATAGAATATAGACCTTTGAAGTTTTTGAATTATCAACCCGTTGAAAAGCCCCGCGTTCACAACCGGTTTTCGGAAAAAGAATGGGTGCTGTCCGAGCGAGCCGAAGGCTCGTGAGTTCACACATTCCCGAAAAACGGGCAGTGAACGGGGGAAAAGGCTTTTCACAGGGCGCCTTTTCCTTTGGATACTTTCCTTTGGGCGAGCAAAGGAAAGTACCGTATGTAAAATGTTAAAGTTTTTTTCCTTAGGCGAACAGCATGTTACCCGTATCTCTCGACAAAAAACAGAACGACCTGCTCGCGGTCATCCAGTCGAACGTACCCGTTGTCGAAAGGCCGTTCAAAGCCATCGCGGAACTCCTCAGCTGTTCGGAACAAGAGGTTGTCGAGATGATTCACGACCTCATGGAGAAGGGCGTCATACGTGCGTTCGGCCCCGTTTTCGAAGCCCGGAAGCTCGGGTATGTCAGCACTCTTGTCGCCGCGGAGATTGAAAATTCCGGCATCGACGGTTTTACGGATGCGATGGCTGACATTAACGAGATCACACACATCTACCTCCGCGATCATGTGCTGAATGTCTGGTTTACGATAACCGCCCGCGATTCCGGGATAAGGGACAACATAATAGCGTGGACAAAGCGCCTTCCGGGTGTTGTGCGGATTCTGAACCTGCCCGCCGTGACAGTCTACAAGGTCAGCGCCGTGTTCGGTGAAAAGAACGCCGCATCCCCGGTATCGAAACCTGATAGGGATTGTCCGCCCCCCGATGAAGAGCATCGGGAGTTGATCAGGTTTCTTCAGAAAAAATTCCCCGTGGCGGAAAAGCCATTCGAGCTTGCCGCACAGGCTCTCGGGACGAGTGAATCATGGGTGCTCGAAACCGTGAACTCATGGATCGATGACGGTGTCATCAGGAGGTTCGGAGCCCGGCTCGATCACCAACGCGCGGGGTATTCGGCGAACGGCCTCGCGGCATGGAGCGGCATCGATGTCGATGCGCTCGGTCATACGTTCGCCGCATTGCCGCGGGTCAGCCACTGTTACAGAAGGCTCACTCACGGGGACTGGCCGTACGAACTGTACACGATGGTTCACGCCCGCTCGGACAGTGAGCTCGACGACCTCGTTCGCGGAATGGTTTCGCTCGCCCCGGACGCCGGCATGGTTGTCCTTAAAACCCTCAGGGAACTCAAGAAAACGACAATGTACTATTTCATGGAGGATGGAAGATGGGATACCCGGTAACGCGCATGAGACGTCTGCGCAGGACGCCCGAGCTCCGTTCGCTGGTAAGAGAGACAAAGCTCGATCCCGGCGATTTTATTCTGCCCCTGTTCGTTCGTCCGGGTGACGATGTAAGACGGCCGGTGCCCTCGATGCCCGGCGTTTCCCAGATGTCGGTGGATGTACTCACGGAGGAATGCCGTGCTGCCGTGGGCGACGGCGTCGGGGGAGTGCTCCTGTTCGGAATTCCCGACCACAAGGACCCGCTCGGCACCGGGGCGTACGATGACGACGGCATCATTCCCCGTGCTGTGCGCGCTCTCAAATCCGAGCTGCCGCAGCTTCTTGTCATCACCGATGTCTGCATGTGCGAATACACCGACCACGGGCACTGCGGAGTCATAAAGAACGGCGATGTGGACAACGATCCGACCCTTGATCTTCTCGCCCGGGCAAGCCTCGCCTATGCCCGCGCCGGAGCGGATATCATCGCCCCATCGGACATGATGGACGGCCGTATCGGTCATATCAGGAACGCCCTCGACGGCAGCGGATTCACCCATATACCGGTCATGGCCTACGCGGCGAAATTCGCTTCGGGGTTTTACGGCCCTTTCAGGGATGCGGCTGAATCGCCCCCGCAGTTCGGCGACCGGCGCTCCTACCAGATGGACCCGGCCAACCGCCGTGAAGCGCTCCGTGAAATTGCCCTCGATATCGAAGAGGGCGCCGACATTATCATGGTCAAACCAGCCATGCCGTACCTCGATATTATCCGCGAGGCGCGCGACCGTTTCGATCTCCCCGTCGCGGCGTACCAGGTGAGCGGCGAGTATGCCATGATCCACGCAGCGGCCAAAAACGGCTGGCTCGATCTCGATACGGTCATGATGGAAAGCCTTGTCTCCATAAAACGCGCGGGTGCTGACATGATCCTCACCTATTTCGCCCGCAAGGCTGCGGGGATGCTCGCATGACCGTTCCGCCCCTGCGTCTCCTGGCACTCGAAATTACCCGTACCTGCACCCTCGCGTGCAGGCACTGCCGCGGCGATTCGCGGAACGAAGTGTACCCCGACGAGCTCTCTCTCGGCGAGATCGGGCGGATACTCGACAGCGCCGCCTCGTTCTCGAAACCGATCGTCATCGTCACCGGCGGGGAACCGCTCGTACGGCCCGATGTGTTCGATATTACCGCATATTCCTCCTCCCTCGGGCTGACAACGGTACTCGCCACATGCGGACAGCATCTCAGCGAAAACGCCGCCCGGAAACTCATCGACACCGGCGTGTCGCGTATCAGTGTGAGCCTGGACGGCGCCGATGCGCGGACGCATGACAGCTTCCGGGGCATCCCCGGGGCGTTTGAAGCCGCTCTCAGAGGTATTGCCGCCGCACGGTCACAGGGGCTTGCATTCCAGATAAACAGCACCATTACATCGCTCAACATAGGCGAACTCGATGCCATTCACGACCTGGCGGTCTCCCTCGGCGCGGTCGCGTTTCATCCGTTTCTCCTCGTTCCCATGGGTCGCGGAAAGGGGCTGTCCGATAATGCGCTTCCACCTGAAGAATACGAATCGGCGCTCATCCGTATTGCAGAGATAGCCGAACGCTCTCCCATCGAACTCAAACCCACATGCAGCCCCCATTACGGCAGGGTTGCCCGACAGCTCAGGCGCAGTCGCCCCGACATGGCGGTTCACCCGGAAAACCGGTCCAATCCCCACGGAAATCATAAAAATGGCCTGATCATGACACGGGGATGTCTCGGCGGCTACGGATTCGTATTCGTATCCCATGTCGGCGCGGTGCAGATGTGCGGGTTTCTTGAGCTTGAGGCGGGCAATCTCCGCAGGGAATCGTATGACCTGAAGTCGATCTGGGAAACATCCCCCCTCTTCAACGCCGTACGCGACCGTAACAACTACCGTGGAACCTGCGGGAAATGTGAATACTGGCAGGTATGCGGAGGATGCAGAGCCCGGGCTTACTATCTTTCCGGCGATTATCTCGCGGAAGAACCGAACTGTCTCTATATACCCGGAGGGGAAGAAGAATAAACGCATACATGGCTGAATCATGGAAAACCGTCCGAAATAAACCATCATCATGTTTCGATAAAGGAAAAAGCAGATGAAACCGCTTTCGTTCGACAGATCACAGACGCTCCATGAACGCGCCGCGCAATCGATTGTCGGAGGTGTCAATTCGCCTGCCCGCGCTTTCAGGTCGGTCGGCGGCACGCCGCTTTTCGCCGCCCGCGCCGAGGGATATCATGTATGGGATGCGGATGGCAACCGGTACATCGACTACATCGGCTCGTGGGGGCCAATGATCGCCGGTCATGCCCATCCCGAAGTCATCGCTGCGATAAACCATGCCGCAGCCCTTGGAACGAGCTACGGTGTCTCGACCGAGCGGGAGATTCTCATCGCCGAAAAAATCCGCTCCATGATGCCCTCCATCGAGATGCTCCGCATGGTCAATTCCGGCACCGAGGCTGCGATGAGCGCCATCCGTCTCGCGCGGGGATATACCGGCCGCAGCAAGATCATCAAATTCGCGGGCTGTTATCACGGGCACGGCGACAGCTTCCTTATCAAGGCCGGTTCGGGCGCGCTCACCCATGGTGTCCCGGACAGCGCCGGTATACCGCCGTCGATAGCCTCCGATACACTCGTGGCGGAATTCAACAGCCTCGATTCGGTCGACCGACTTCTTACAGCACACGCCAGCGCTGTCGCGGCGATAATCGTCGAACCGGTGGTCGGCAACATGGGCACAGTCCCGCCTGAGCCCGGATTTCTCGAAGGGCTCCGGAAACGGACGGCTGATAACGGCATCCTCCTGATTTTCGATGAGGTTATCACCGGATTCCGTCTCGCGCGGGGAGGCGCGCAGGGGCTGTTCGGAGTTATTCCCGATCTCACGACGCTCGGCAAGATTGTCGGCGGCGGCCTGCCGGTCGGTGTCTATGGCGGGAAAGCCGAAATTATGAGCAGGCTGGCTCCCCTCGGCCCCGTCTACCAGGCCGGAACTCTCTCGGGAAATCCCCTTGCCGTCGCAGCCGGGCTTGCCACCCTCAATCTCATCGACAACGGGGAAACCTACACCCGTCTCGAAAAAACCGGAAAACAACTTGCGGACGGTTTTGCTGAAGCTGCCGCGCAGGCCGGAGTTCCCGTAACCGTAAACCGTGCCGGTTCGATGATGACCGTATTTTTCAATGAAGGCCCCGTGACTGATTACTCCGGCGCATCGAAAAGCGATACCGCGCGTTTCTCACGGTTTTTCAGGGGTATGCTGAACCGCGGGATACTGCTGCCCCCCTCGCAGTACGAAGCGATGTTCGTATCGACCGCCCATGACGATCGGGCGATAGAAATGACAATCGCTGCCGCCGGAGAATCGTTGAATGAGTGCCGCTGATAGTGTGAAAGGTCAATTCTTTTAAACAAAAAAAGAAAGGGCCGGTATAGTTACCAGCCCTTTCCTGAGCATATCGAGAGTTATTCCCGGGGGTATTACCAGGTAAGATTGGATCCTGCCAGGACATCCTGGGCCATATCGATACCGAGGGTCAAGCCGTCGTCGGTGTCAGAGTCGCCGTTGACATCGATAGCTTCTTTGGCTCCGGCAAGATTATCCGCCGTGGTGAATCTGTAGGTGAACCGTGCATTTTCAGGCTGTGAGAAACCGATCTCGGCGCAGTCAGTTCCTTCCCAGTTCGGGCTGAATTCGATATAAGCGTTGCTGGTGAAGTAATAGGTTTTTTCGCCCTGAACGATCTGGCCCAGAATCTGCTTGGCTTCACTCGTTTTGGCCTTGCCGATCAGGCTTGAGAATTTCGGAATGGCGATCGAGGCAAGAATACCGATAATAACGACCACGATCATGAGCTCAACCAGCGTAAAACCTTTTTCGCTTCTCCGGAACATGACAAACCTCCTTGGATTGTGTGGTGTTGAGTAAGGATGCCTGAGACTATACCAACGTTTATTAAATCTCCAGCCCCTTGTGTGTTACTGTTCATTATGCATGTGTCTGTAAATTTGCAAACTCTATGCCAGAAATATTGAATGGCCGTATCTTATTAAACAACAATGCTATAACGTTTTTTATGCTCAGCGGGAAACACTGCTTCGTTTCCCTATTTCTCCCAGATTGATACACCCCCTTTCATTTTGAAGCATTTCATCATTTCATTCCCTGGCGGAAAATTTATATCCGGCCGCGATGTAGTTTTTATGGAATGCAGTATATCTCCAGCTTCATGAGGTTAAAATATAATCTGATTGTACGAATATAACAAAGCGAATCATTGTAAAGGGTGAACGAACCGGTATATCGTGCTCTCCGCTATATCAATTGCCGGTCAACGGCTCGCGTTATGCCCCGGTCTACCATGCGAAGTCGTTACCGGCGCTTCCCGACATGACACCTTCGGTCCCGTCAAGCTTGACTGTCATGCCGTCATCGCCGTCGCCATCGTAATTAATATCGTTAGCGGCTCCGTTTTCCTTGCCATACGCCGTTTCATCAGCGATAACATAACTATAGGTAAAATGACCGTCAGGTTGCTGAAATCCCAGTTCAGGGGACTCTTCGCCAAAATCGAATTCTTCATACTGATTATGCACGTAATAATAAGTTTTCTCAAGATTAATGACATGCCACAGCCCCTGCTTGAGCTCGGTGAGCTTGGCGCGAGCAATAAAGGCGCCGAATTTCGGGATCGCAATCGAGGCAAGAATACCGATAATCACTACAACGATCATCAATTCCACGAGGGTGAACCCTTTCTCGCAAACCTTCCTGTGGCGCATCGTTTTTCCCGCCTTTCGTATGAACATGTTTTTGATATCATTGATTCGCAAAAATCATGCTAAAAATTCTCAGGATGCTGTAACGGATTGTTAATATGTTATTATATAAATGATTATCCAAAAAAAAAATTTCCACCCGTAAAAAAATTTATCGTTCCATGCCCCATATTGAAACATATCTATTCAAAGTGGAACATCACAACCCGTATTTCTCGATTTTCCGGTCGAGCGTCGAACGACCGATTCCGAGAACCTCCGCCACTTTCTGTTTCTGCCCGTTATACTGGGCAAGGACCCAGTGTATGTATGCTTTTTCTATCTCCTCCATATTGGGTATCGGCTTTTCCTGTTCATTGACGAGCTGCTGCATGACCTGCGGATTGACCATATGGTCGGGGAGTACTTCGGCTGTGATGGTTCCCGGACCGGTCAGGGCGATGATCCGCTCCACGACATTTTCAAGTTCGCGGATGTTGCCCGGCCAGGAATAATTTTTAATAATATCCATGACTTTCCTGTCAACAGTGCCGGGGGTATAATCCCGTGATGGGTCTTTGAACTTGAGAAAATGAAAGAACAGGAGCTCGATATCTTCCTGACGCTCGCGAAGGGGTGGAATATTGATATTGATGACATTGAGGCGGTAATAGAGGTCTTTACGGAAACCGCCGTTTCTGATAGCATCATCGAGATTTTCATTTGTTGCGGCGATGAGGCGGAAGTCCACTTTCACGGGGGAATGACCGCCCACAGGCAGAATTTCCTTTTCCTGGATGGCACGGAGGATTTTAACCTGTATGGAAGGGATCGTATTCCCGACCTCGTCAAGGAAAAAGGTGCCTCTTTCGGCCATTTTCATAAGGCCGTCCTTATCCTTGACCGCTCCGGTGAACGACCCTTTCAAATGCCCGAAGAGCTCGCTTTCGAGCAATTCACTGGGAATCGCGCCGCAGTTTATCGCAACAAACGGTCCCTCCGCCCGCGGGGAAAGGTCATGGAGCGCCCGCGCGGCAACCTCTTTCCCGGTGCCGCTTTCACCGGTTACGAGGACTGTCGACTCGGTGGCGGCAACCTTGCG is a genomic window of bacterium containing:
- the cobA gene encoding uroporphyrinogen-III C-methyltransferase, which codes for MVYLVGAGPGDPGLITVKAIELLRRADVVLYDRLIDASLLSNTKEGCTLIDVGKSADNHTKTQDEIADMLADFGKKGLETVRLKGGDPFLFGRGGEEAERLRREGIPFEIVPGVSALTAAPAYAGIPLTHRSFASSVGIVTGHAASGKHEDTVRWSHIAQAVDTIVVFMGVGNLAHIAEELRAGGLPADTPAALIEQGTTPSQKVVTGSLADIHLKAEEQNVSPPALLVVGKTVALHETLAWFCPHPLAGLRIGITRPQRQSKQFSDKLRELGAEPVLMPAITTVDTIDTPEVLDALGKLPVYDAILFFSVNGVESFFRALKNMNMDSELPAGKMIGAIGPATAQSLLEHGISADVKAEAYIAEGLLDAICEHTDPAAKHFLLVRSDRGRSYVPDGLRSRGATVDEVTFYSTQPERMDTAVLDRVRKGGIDIVTFTSASTVDGFFDNISPDELPGNVILASIGPETTKAIGRYGLEPAVCASEYTTDGLIKALCDARGRET
- the ahbC gene encoding 12,18-didecarboxysiroheme deacetylase, which translates into the protein MVGISKLYCDSIEPSDVLRYGRRSSELPSHLLQFSEDKRPVVIMNITRRCNLKCVHCYAGANDARPSGEMTTDELMRVIDDLAKFGSPVVLFSGGEPLMHPDLALLAGHAVKSGMRAVISTNGTLITPEKAHALADVGLSYVGVSLDGGPAVHDSFRGVQGSFDRAIQGLRNAREAGIKTGLRFTITHRNVSEIPAVFALLEQEGIPRICFYHLVYTGRGKGLLDEALSHESTRAVVDTIIDRTAELHRHGRKIEVLTVDNHCDGPYLYLRLTRENPPRAEQVLELLRFNGGNSSGVGVSSIGWDGSVHPDQFWRHHILGNVRDHSFGEIWTDRNNDFLMKLKDKKRHVTGRCAQCRFLDVCGGNFRARAEAVTGDIWAPDPACYLTDSEIGIE
- a CDS encoding Lrp/AsnC family transcriptional regulator — translated: MLPVSLDKKQNDLLAVIQSNVPVVERPFKAIAELLSCSEQEVVEMIHDLMEKGVIRAFGPVFEARKLGYVSTLVAAEIENSGIDGFTDAMADINEITHIYLRDHVLNVWFTITARDSGIRDNIIAWTKRLPGVVRILNLPAVTVYKVSAVFGEKNAASPVSKPDRDCPPPDEEHRELIRFLQKKFPVAEKPFELAAQALGTSESWVLETVNSWIDDGVIRRFGARLDHQRAGYSANGLAAWSGIDVDALGHTFAALPRVSHCYRRLTHGDWPYELYTMVHARSDSELDDLVRGMVSLAPDAGMVVLKTLRELKKTTMYYFMEDGRWDTR
- the hemB gene encoding porphobilinogen synthase, producing the protein MGYPVTRMRRLRRTPELRSLVRETKLDPGDFILPLFVRPGDDVRRPVPSMPGVSQMSVDVLTEECRAAVGDGVGGVLLFGIPDHKDPLGTGAYDDDGIIPRAVRALKSELPQLLVITDVCMCEYTDHGHCGVIKNGDVDNDPTLDLLARASLAYARAGADIIAPSDMMDGRIGHIRNALDGSGFTHIPVMAYAAKFASGFYGPFRDAAESPPQFGDRRSYQMDPANRREALREIALDIEEGADIIMVKPAMPYLDIIREARDRFDLPVAAYQVSGEYAMIHAAAKNGWLDLDTVMMESLVSIKRAGADMILTYFARKAAGMLA
- a CDS encoding radical SAM protein, with translation MTVPPLRLLALEITRTCTLACRHCRGDSRNEVYPDELSLGEIGRILDSAASFSKPIVIVTGGEPLVRPDVFDITAYSSSLGLTTVLATCGQHLSENAARKLIDTGVSRISVSLDGADARTHDSFRGIPGAFEAALRGIAAARSQGLAFQINSTITSLNIGELDAIHDLAVSLGAVAFHPFLLVPMGRGKGLSDNALPPEEYESALIRIAEIAERSPIELKPTCSPHYGRVARQLRRSRPDMAVHPENRSNPHGNHKNGLIMTRGCLGGYGFVFVSHVGAVQMCGFLELEAGNLRRESYDLKSIWETSPLFNAVRDRNNYRGTCGKCEYWQVCGGCRARAYYLSGDYLAEEPNCLYIPGGEEE
- the hemL gene encoding glutamate-1-semialdehyde 2,1-aminomutase; the protein is MKPLSFDRSQTLHERAAQSIVGGVNSPARAFRSVGGTPLFAARAEGYHVWDADGNRYIDYIGSWGPMIAGHAHPEVIAAINHAAALGTSYGVSTEREILIAEKIRSMMPSIEMLRMVNSGTEAAMSAIRLARGYTGRSKIIKFAGCYHGHGDSFLIKAGSGALTHGVPDSAGIPPSIASDTLVAEFNSLDSVDRLLTAHASAVAAIIVEPVVGNMGTVPPEPGFLEGLRKRTADNGILLIFDEVITGFRLARGGAQGLFGVIPDLTTLGKIVGGGLPVGVYGGKAEIMSRLAPLGPVYQAGTLSGNPLAVAAGLATLNLIDNGETYTRLEKTGKQLADGFAEAAAQAGVPVTVNRAGSMMTVFFNEGPVTDYSGASKSDTARFSRFFRGMLNRGILLPPSQYEAMFVSTAHDDRAIEMTIAAAGESLNECR
- a CDS encoding sigma-54 dependent transcriptional regulator, which translates into the protein MPEKILVVDDEQSMRDTLQIMLEKDGFEVACAEDGVHALEMIEKETGAYGLIITDLKMPGLDGIGLIEKVNDRYEIPIIIMTAHATKDQAIAALNLGASFFIEKPFKNRELMNYVRRTLRMEELIRENRNLKANLKRTTGLDMIIGTSEKITAVKELIRKVAATESTVLVTGESGTGKEVAARALHDLSPRAEGPFVAINCGAIPSELLESELFGHLKGSFTGAVKDKDGLMKMAERGTFFLDEVGNTIPSIQVKILRAIQEKEILPVGGHSPVKVDFRLIAATNENLDDAIRNGGFRKDLYYRLNVININIPPLRERQEDIELLFFHFLKFKDPSRDYTPGTVDRKVMDIIKNYSWPGNIRELENVVERIIALTGPGTITAEVLPDHMVNPQVMQQLVNEQEKPIPNMEEIEKAYIHWVLAQYNGQKQKVAEVLGIGRSTLDRKIEKYGL